A stretch of the Thermus thermophilus genome encodes the following:
- a CDS encoding LysM peptidoglycan-binding domain-containing protein: MGRLLGLVAFLALAWAQVHVVAPGETLFAIAKRYGTTVEALARTNGLEDPNRIQVGQRLWVRPFLEFPLPRGKALVAPPVQGKAFGLKVEGYREGYAEFLGVRVPLFSQGGVLWGLLPVPALAEPKASPLRLFLDGEDSSSPFPSPPEGTARRPWPSPRASRPSSRTPP; this comes from the coding sequence ATGGGACGCCTTTTGGGGTTGGTGGCCTTCCTCGCCCTCGCCTGGGCCCAGGTCCACGTGGTGGCCCCGGGGGAAACCCTCTTCGCCATCGCCAAGCGCTACGGCACCACGGTGGAAGCCCTCGCCCGGACCAACGGGCTTGAGGACCCGAATCGCATTCAGGTAGGGCAGAGGCTTTGGGTCCGCCCCTTCCTGGAGTTCCCCCTGCCCCGGGGAAAGGCCCTCGTGGCGCCTCCCGTCCAGGGAAAGGCCTTCGGCCTCAAGGTGGAGGGCTACCGGGAAGGGTACGCCGAGTTCCTGGGGGTTAGGGTGCCCCTCTTTTCCCAGGGGGGCGTCCTTTGGGGCCTCCTCCCGGTGCCCGCCCTGGCGGAGCCCAAGGCTTCTCCCTTGCGCCTTTTCCTGGACGGGGAGGACTCCTCCTCTCCCTTCCCGTCGCCCCCGGAGGGTACGGCCAGGAGGCCCTGGCCCTCTCCCCGGGCCTCAAGGCCCTCCTCCAGGACCCCGCCCTGA
- a CDS encoding M23 family metallopeptidase produces MAACPREGPVPWGLAFRPPLSGRTTSPFGVRRRYGDLFTSYHEGLDYAVPPGTPVKAVADGVVVLSERLKVRGEAVVVAHGAGLCTGYWHLEARKVRPRDRVRAGQVLGLSGSTGLSTGPHLHLEVRLFGVPVDPGPFFVGLPLP; encoded by the coding sequence GTGGCGGCCTGCCCCCGGGAGGGCCCCGTGCCCTGGGGCCTTGCCTTCCGGCCCCCCCTCTCGGGGCGGACCACCAGCCCCTTCGGCGTGCGGAGGCGCTACGGGGACCTCTTCACCTCCTACCACGAGGGCCTGGACTACGCCGTACCTCCCGGTACCCCGGTGAAGGCGGTGGCGGACGGGGTGGTGGTCCTCTCGGAGAGGCTCAAGGTGCGGGGCGAGGCGGTGGTGGTGGCCCACGGGGCGGGGCTTTGCACGGGGTACTGGCACCTGGAGGCGCGGAAGGTGCGCCCAAGGGATAGGGTGCGGGCGGGGCAGGTGCTGGGGCTTTCGGGGAGCACGGGGCTTTCCACGGGGCCCCACCTGCACCTGGAGGTGCGCCTTTTCGGGGTGCCCGTGGACCCGGGTCCCTTCTTCGTTGGCCTACCCCTCCCCTAG
- a CDS encoding class I SAM-dependent RNA methyltransferase — translation MLTFRVEKLVPGGYGLARTERGVVLVKGALPGELVRGEPKRKRGALFLEAPEILEPHPGRYPEPLPPSADLPLVYEAQLPLKEALVRDALERVAKLEAPLAPIRPSPRPLAYRTAAQYARHPLGGLAYRLPESHELYRLEKDPLLAEPLAWAFDVLKLWPLPVEEVALRGSLLEGKVLLGLVGGVLEALKRPAKALVQEGFAGVVWAEPSPKGRFRGRVTPLAGERTLLEAFGPLKATVSVESFSQVNPLAAGALLEEARTLVLGGRRALELYAGSGLFSLLLSPRYEEVVAVEISKEAVRRGEMDRKRLGAENVRFLRMDARKAEALGAFDLVVVDPPRAGLSPEVRAYLKETRPREILYVACDPATWARDVGELAREGYRLAFARPYDFFPFTHHVEVLSLLRLGEG, via the coding sequence GTGCTGACCTTTCGCGTGGAGAAACTGGTGCCCGGGGGGTACGGCCTGGCCCGCACCGAAAGGGGGGTGGTCCTGGTGAAGGGGGCCCTCCCCGGGGAGCTGGTGCGGGGGGAGCCCAAGCGGAAAAGGGGCGCCCTCTTCCTGGAGGCCCCGGAGATCCTCGAGCCCCATCCCGGCCGCTACCCCGAGCCCCTTCCCCCTTCCGCCGACCTCCCCCTTGTCTACGAGGCCCAACTCCCCTTGAAGGAGGCCCTGGTAAGGGACGCCCTGGAGCGGGTCGCCAAGCTGGAGGCCCCCTTGGCCCCCATCCGCCCCTCCCCCAGGCCCCTCGCCTACCGCACCGCCGCCCAATATGCCCGCCACCCCCTGGGAGGGCTCGCCTACCGCCTGCCGGAAAGCCACGAGCTCTACCGCCTGGAGAAGGACCCCCTCCTCGCCGAGCCCTTGGCCTGGGCTTTTGACGTCCTAAAGCTCTGGCCCCTCCCCGTGGAGGAGGTGGCCCTTAGGGGAAGCCTCCTAGAGGGCAAGGTCCTCCTCGGCCTCGTCGGGGGGGTCCTCGAGGCCCTGAAGCGCCCCGCCAAGGCCCTGGTGCAAGAGGGCTTCGCCGGGGTGGTCTGGGCCGAGCCCTCCCCCAAGGGGCGCTTCCGGGGCCGGGTCACGCCCCTCGCCGGGGAGCGCACCCTTCTTGAGGCCTTCGGCCCGCTCAAGGCCACGGTGAGTGTGGAAAGCTTCAGCCAGGTGAACCCCCTGGCGGCGGGGGCCCTCTTGGAGGAGGCCCGCACCCTGGTCTTGGGGGGAAGGCGGGCCCTGGAGCTTTACGCCGGATCGGGCCTCTTCTCCCTCCTCCTCTCCCCCCGCTACGAGGAGGTGGTGGCGGTGGAGATCAGCAAGGAGGCGGTGCGGCGGGGGGAGATGGACCGGAAGCGGCTTGGGGCAGAAAACGTCCGCTTTCTCCGCATGGACGCCCGCAAGGCCGAGGCCCTGGGCGCCTTTGACCTCGTGGTGGTGGACCCGCCCCGGGCGGGGCTTTCCCCTGAGGTGCGGGCTTACCTCAAGGAGACCCGCCCCCGGGAGATCCTCTACGTGGCCTGCGACCCGGCCACCTGGGCCCGGGACGTGGGGGAGCTCGCCCGGGAGGGCTACCGCCTGGCCTTCGCCCGCCCCTACGACTTCTTCCCCTTCACCCACCACGTGGAGGTCCTCTCCCTCCTCCGCCTAGGGGAGGGGTAG
- a CDS encoding response regulator transcription factor — protein sequence MIRVLLADDHALFRQGLKSLLEAEGDFRVVGEAKDGWEALRHALETKPDVILMDIQMPGLDGVQATQAILKEWPQAKVIMLTMYRQDAYVFEAVKAGARGYLLKDVDARELVDAIRRVHAGEVLLDAELAGHIIQDFRAKKEASQPLHAELSEREVQILRLVAQGYTNQEIAAELQLSEKTVRNRLSEIFQKLHLNNRTQAALYAIREGLARPEE from the coding sequence GTGATCCGGGTTCTTCTGGCGGACGACCACGCCCTCTTCCGTCAGGGGCTGAAAAGCCTTCTGGAGGCCGAGGGGGACTTCCGGGTGGTGGGGGAGGCCAAGGACGGATGGGAGGCCTTGCGCCACGCCCTGGAGACCAAGCCCGACGTGATCCTCATGGACATCCAGATGCCGGGCCTGGACGGGGTGCAGGCCACCCAGGCCATCCTCAAGGAGTGGCCCCAGGCCAAGGTCATCATGCTCACCATGTACCGCCAGGACGCCTACGTCTTTGAGGCGGTGAAGGCGGGGGCCCGGGGCTACCTTCTCAAGGACGTGGACGCGAGGGAGCTGGTGGACGCTATCCGCCGCGTCCACGCAGGGGAGGTGCTTCTGGACGCGGAGCTTGCCGGGCACATCATCCAGGACTTCCGCGCCAAGAAGGAGGCCAGCCAGCCGCTCCACGCCGAGCTTTCCGAGCGTGAGGTCCAGATTCTGAGGCTGGTGGCCCAGGGGTACACCAACCAGGAGATCGCCGCCGAGCTCCAGCTTTCCGAGAAGACGGTGCGCAACCGCCTTTCGGAGATCTTCCAGAAGCTTCACCTCAACAACCGGACCCAGGCGGCCCTTTACGCCATCCGGGAGGGGTTGGCGAGGCCCGAAGAGTGA
- a CDS encoding HU family DNA-binding protein, producing the protein MAAKKTVTKADLVDQVAQATGLKKKDVKAMVDALLAKVEEALANGSKVQLTGFGTFEVRKRKARTGVKPGTKEKIKIPATQYPAFKPGKALKEKVKK; encoded by the coding sequence ATGGCTGCGAAGAAGACGGTGACCAAAGCGGATCTGGTGGACCAGGTGGCCCAGGCCACCGGGCTCAAGAAGAAGGACGTGAAGGCCATGGTGGACGCCCTGCTGGCCAAGGTGGAGGAGGCCTTGGCCAACGGGAGCAAGGTCCAGCTCACGGGCTTCGGCACCTTTGAGGTGCGCAAGCGCAAGGCCCGCACCGGGGTGAAGCCGGGCACCAAGGAGAAGATCAAGATCCCCGCCACCCAGTATCCCGCTTTCAAGCCCGGCAAGGCCCTGAAGGAGAAGGTCAAGAAGTAA
- a CDS encoding lysophospholipid acyltransferase family protein — MSAAKPNPVYRASWPLARFLLRLLFHYRVEGAEKVPAEGPVILAANHLSILDPIVVGAGIRRPVSFMARADVFRLPLLSWLLPRLYAIPVERGSGDLSAVKGAIRALKRGMAFGIFPEGTRSRTGKLQPFKTGVAAIALRTGSPVVPVAVVGTEEAWPVGKKLFRPCRPVRVIYGDPIPVPRKSKVSHRELEALTREIEARVRDLLPPRYWES; from the coding sequence GTGAGCGCAGCCAAGCCCAACCCCGTCTACCGGGCCTCCTGGCCTCTGGCCCGCTTTCTCCTCCGCCTTCTCTTCCACTACCGGGTGGAAGGCGCGGAGAAGGTCCCGGCCGAAGGCCCCGTGATCCTGGCCGCGAACCACCTCTCCATCCTGGACCCCATCGTCGTCGGGGCGGGGATCCGGCGCCCCGTGAGCTTCATGGCCCGGGCGGACGTCTTCCGCCTGCCCTTACTCTCCTGGCTCCTCCCCCGGCTCTACGCCATCCCCGTGGAGCGGGGAAGCGGGGACCTAAGCGCCGTGAAGGGGGCCATCCGCGCCCTGAAGCGGGGCATGGCCTTCGGCATCTTCCCGGAAGGCACCCGGAGCCGCACCGGCAAGCTCCAGCCCTTCAAGACCGGGGTGGCGGCCATCGCCCTGCGCACGGGAAGCCCCGTGGTCCCCGTGGCCGTGGTGGGCACGGAGGAAGCCTGGCCCGTGGGGAAGAAGCTCTTCCGCCCCTGCCGCCCCGTGCGGGTGATCTACGGGGACCCTATACCGGTTCCCAGGAAGTCCAAGGTTTCCCACCGGGAGCTGGAAGCGCTCACCCGGGAGATTGAGGCCCGGGTACGGGATCTTCTGCCCCCCAGGTACTGGGAGAGCTAA
- a CDS encoding endonuclease V, producing the protein MRPPPFPKPARPEEALALQRALAKKVRLVGSLEGVRRIAALDASHKRGRPLVAVALLYDLEKGPLHVATALLPEEALFPYVPGLLSFREAPAYLEALAALPEAPEALLVDGQGVAHPRGLGIASHLGVHLDLPSVGVAKRLLYGRPEAPLPEEKGAAVRLLAPDGRPLGYVYRSRAGVKPLYVSPGHRVGLEEALRFVRRLPTRFRLPEPLRLAHLEAGRALKALD; encoded by the coding sequence GTGCGCCCGCCCCCCTTCCCCAAGCCCGCCCGCCCCGAGGAGGCCCTGGCGCTGCAACGGGCCCTGGCGAAAAAGGTGCGGCTTGTGGGAAGCCTAGAGGGGGTGCGGCGGATCGCCGCCCTGGACGCCTCCCACAAGCGGGGCCGGCCCCTCGTGGCCGTGGCCCTCCTCTACGACCTGGAAAAGGGCCCCCTCCACGTGGCCACCGCCCTCCTCCCCGAGGAGGCCCTCTTCCCCTACGTCCCCGGCCTCCTCTCCTTCCGCGAGGCCCCGGCCTACCTGGAGGCCCTCGCCGCCCTTCCCGAGGCCCCGGAGGCCCTCCTGGTGGACGGCCAGGGGGTGGCCCACCCCCGGGGCCTGGGGATCGCGAGCCACCTTGGGGTCCACCTGGACCTCCCCAGCGTGGGCGTGGCCAAGCGCCTCCTCTACGGCAGGCCCGAAGCCCCCTTGCCCGAGGAAAAAGGGGCGGCGGTGCGCCTCCTCGCCCCGGACGGCCGCCCGCTGGGCTACGTCTACCGGAGCCGCGCGGGGGTCAAGCCCCTTTACGTCTCCCCCGGGCACCGGGTGGGCCTCGAGGAGGCCCTCCGCTTCGTGCGCCGCCTGCCCACCCGCTTCCGCCTCCCCGAGCCCCTCCGCCTCGCCCACCTGGAAGCGGGCCGGGCCCTCAAGGCCTTAGACTAG